The genomic stretch ccaggaataAAACTTTAGTATCTAATGAGTTACTTATGGGCGGAGTATGCAAAAACCTTAAGTGGAAACCAAAGTTATCAAGAAAGCACAAAGTATTAATAGAAGTTTCTGGTTGGGGTGATTTAGGTACAACAGAAATAAGACGGTTTCTAAGTATAAAGCCATTTAAGAATTCCTGAGTAAGGTGGGGAAAGCAAAAAGCCAGCTCTGAACAGGTGACAGCCACATGGTGACTGATTCTATGGGCAAAAGCTCTTGTGTCACAGGCTTTTGGGAACTAGCCTATAAGAGGGCCCTGTACAAATAAACTTGGCTGCAATCCCACCTCTCCCTCTGACATTGCGTGACCTTAAGGAGTTTCAATGGCACCTTGATTTCAGGTTCACTTGGGTATGAATGAGCATTGGATATTCCCATCCCCACCTCCGTAACTGAAGGACAAACCAAGATAAGTGTGTCTATCTACTGTGTCCCAGGCttctttatttaagaaaaaagtgataCATGATGTGGGATTAAAATCAAGAGCATCATTGAACTTCACCTTCCCTCCAACCAGTTGCCCCAaactcccctgcccccaccctttGTGTTCCCAATTCCTTCCTTAGTGAATGAAGAACTTAATCCCAAAAGCCCTGGCACAAACTCTAGGTTCTCTTTCCCtagctcctcccctccccctgtcCCTCATTCCTAGAAGGGCAGGCACCTCAGTTTGAATGCATGGGAGAGCCCAGAGTGGTGACGGAGACAGGGGGAAAGGCTTCCCCCTCAGGGAAAGGGACCGAGGAGTACAGTGCAGTGAAGTGAGGGCTCCCATAGCCTGGGGTACCAAAATGGGGCCCTGGGGCCAGAGGAAAGGACACTGGTCCCCCTGAGAAAGGAGACCCAGCAGCCTCAAAATCCTCTCGTTGTGCATAGTCACTGCTTGATCGCTTGCCCTTCTGGCGCCGGTTACAGAACCACACTCGGACCACCTGCAGGTGGATGACAGAAAGGAGAGTGACATTAGACAATGAGCTGAGACGGGCCTGACTCTGCTTGGACATTCTGTCCAAAGCCAACAGCTCCTAGAGCAGTTGGAGGAGGAGCCAGAGCTCGGGAGAGCGAGGTGGTGACAGGGGAGAGAGATGGAGCCCGCAGAGAGACATGGCACTCACATCCTTCTCGAGCCCAAGCTGCTGGGCGATGTGGCTGATCTGCTGCAGTGTGGGTTTCGGGCACTGCAGGAACAGATTCTCCAGGCTGCCTCTCACTCGGTTCTCGATACTGGTTCGCTTTCTCTTTCGGGCCTGCACCAGGGTTTCTGCTTTGCATATCTGTgcaggtgggaagggggtgaCAAGCGCAAGCTTTGGACTTGCTGAGTAACAGCATCATGGGGGTCTGGGACTAGATGTGTCAGCAAAGCCAGGTGGTGTGAAAAGGCAGGATCCTGGAAGGGTTGGCTCTGGACCTTATCCCAGCAGAACTGAGGAATTTTACTCCATCccactgagaaccactgcacCAAAGACGGAGAGCTACAAGCTAGGGATGGAAGCAATGGAAATTAGGCCAAGAAAGGGAAGGTCCCCATGtatccccctcccaccctcacctCCTGAAGATTTTCATTGTTGTCAGCTTCCTCCAC from Theropithecus gelada isolate Dixy unplaced genomic scaffold, Tgel_1.0 HiC_scaffold_5248, whole genome shotgun sequence encodes the following:
- the LOC112617855 gene encoding POU domain, class 5, transcription factor 1; this translates as MCKLRPLLQKWVEEADNNENLQEICKAETLVQARKRKRTSIENRVRGSLENLFLQCPKPTLQQISHIAQQLGLEKDVVRVWFCNRRQKGKRSSSDYAQREDFEAAGSPFSGGPVSFPLAPGPHFGTPGYGSPHFTALYSSVPFPEGEAFPPVSVTTLGSPMHSN